Genomic window (Gloeothece verrucosa PCC 7822):
TATCGTCCTCTCTGATTTGATCGTAAGTATTTGTGCTTAATCTATTTTAAATCTCTCTTACTTTTTTAGTTTCAATACAAAACTAAAATTCTTATTTTTTCCAAAATGAGAATTGCTGATGAAAACATATCTCAACTCGAACTCGTTGCCGACCAGAAAAATATTTTCCTGATAATCTCTGATCACGTTTCTTGTAAATCCTTGGGGACTCTGTATGTCAAAACGATATGAACCGTGTTTATGGGACTCGTTCACTAGCTTATTTACATCTATTTCTTGTTGAAGATGTTTATCCCTATTTTCGGATAAAACTTCAAAAAAATAACGATGAATCATTTGACTACTTTCGGATAAAATTTCGGAAATGTTGGTTAAGCGTTTTTGGATTAGCTGTTTTTGTTCACCGAGATCATACTTTTCATTTCCTAATCTGTTTAAAACGATTTCAGCTACTGATAGTTTTTTAAATATAACTTCATAATCATTAAGAAGATCATGGGCTATGGCTGGCGTTAAACTTCCAATCAAAGCTAATTTCTCTTGACCTAACAATTTGGCTCTAAGCCTTAAAATTTCTTGTTCTAAATCAGCCCTTGTGGGAAATTCCTCTAACATTTCTCAAACCTGAATCCGCTTTTCTCAGATAGCCTTTAAATATATATGCTAGTCATTTAGAGCGCATAGCGCTCGCTTTTGGTTAAACTGAACTGTGAATATTATACATTAGACAGATTCATTCTCAAGACTAATACCGTACAAAAGTTGTAGTCGGCCAATTTTTTAATAAACTTTTGCCTCAAATTAAGAATCGGATTTGGGGATTTGACTTTATACTAAATTTTCATTAATTATACCCAATGAACAGAAAGTTTTTCGGTCTGATCGACCAAATCTCCGAGCGAGTCGAGGCTCAACTTAACCAAGCTAACAGTAACGAGTTTGAGGTAGCATTGGCTTACGCGATCAAATTTTGGTGCAATTATTTAGAAGCCCATCCTCGGTTAAATGTCCTTTTCACGTCTGAAGTAACTTATCATATTCTTTCTCTATGTGGGCAAGAACCCATGCCACAACTAACTTACAATATTTATCAAGAGTGGAGGGGCGATAAAGAGGCCAGTTCCGGGCTAATTCCTAATCCGTTAGAAGTTCCCACGGGCTTAAGTCTATTAATCAATAGAATTTTTAAGTTACTTAAAATTACTGATTCTGACTTAAATTTTATTGGGGAGCATCCCATTTTTGTAATTAGACAGTTTAATACGATGCACACGCTTCGCGAGAAACAATCGCGAATTAATTTAAATATTTATTCTATTCAATAAATTCTGACATAATGGGAATGTAAGCATGAAGATTATCTTGTTATGACTCCATCTGAAAGAAAAAAGCTTGAAGCCTGTTTAAGAGAGGCCAGTGAAATACTTTACAATAATGCAGATCCCTCATCTTTAAACACTCTTGAAGATATCGAAATTGCTGTGAGGGAACAGGTTATAGAGAACGTTAGCCCACAAATAGCCCTTTTTTTATTGAAAGAAAAACAAAGACGAGAAAGGGAAGGAGGCGGAAAATAAAAAGTTGTGTCGGACAATTACAAATTACTGAAAAACAATGTAAAAGATTAGGAATTAATCCATATACTCGTCATAGTCCTTTACTAGAAAAGTGTTGTCTCTTATTAAGTGCCAACGAATCTTATCAAAATGCTGAGCAGGATATGTTATTATTAATGGGGCTAAAAGTCGGGCATTCAACCCATCAAAGGAAAGTTCAAAAACTTGACAATTTACTACCAGATGTCAAACAAGGTTGTTCCGAAGTCTCTGTTGATGGGGGAACGATAAGATTAAGAGGATTATACGGTCAAGCAAGTTATTGGAAAGAATACAAAACGGCGAGATTACAAGGGATTTATTATGGTGCTTTTTTCCAAGATAATCAAGGATTAATCGATTGGATTAATAGCCAGAAATTAACTAATCCCCTTTACTGCTTGGGAGATGGACATGATGGAATTTGGAATATAATTGCAGAAATAGGAGATGAAACAGAAAGAATTGAAATACTGGATTGGTATCATTTAATGGAAAATCTCTATAAAACTGAAGGAAAAAGATATCAAAAAGACCAGGTTAAAGCTTATTTATGGATGGGGCAAGCTTCTGAAGCCATCAACTATTTACTTTCCCAGAAAATCGTCGGGGGGAATCAGTTCATTAACTATCTAAAAAAGCATGAAAAACGCCTCATTAATTACCATTATTATAGTTGGCAGAAAATTGCTTCAATTGGCAGTGGAGCCGTAGAATCTGCGGTAAAACAAATTGGATATCGAGTCAAAATAACTGGCGCACAGTGGAAATCTGAGAATGTTAATAATATTCTACAACTGCGTTGTGCTTATTTGAATGGTCAACTAGCTATTTAATTCTAATTAAATCATAAAAATGAAGACAAGTTGATTATTAATTCGCATATTATAGTGGCGAATAAATTTAGCCTGGAGTTGGATTTTTATGGGACGCAGAAGATATATTGAGAGTCAGCAAGATAAATTGGATAGAATACAAAGATTAGCTGAAGCTATTGCAGAAATAGAGTCGTAAGTAGGTGGGCATAATTAAGTGTAAAATAGAAAAACACTTAAAGCTCATTCTTAAAGTTTATGCCAGCCCCCCTTAAAATCCGGTTAACACCTCAAGAAGATGAACAGTTATTAGCCCTCAAAAGTGATACAAATGTTCCGAAAAGAACAAGAGACAGAGCAGAAGCAATAACTCTAAATTTTCGGGGATGGAATGTCAATCAAATATCCTCTTATATTAAATATTCTCCTAATACAATTCGGAAAATTTTTTATCGCTGGATAACAAGAGGAATTGAAGGGTTATATGATGCACCAAGGACAGGAAGAAAGCCTAGGTGGTCTGAAGAAGATGTAAACTATATAGAAAGTAGTTTGGAAAAAGAGCCAAGAACTTATAATAGTTATCAATTAGTAGAGAAGTTGAAAAAAGAACGCTCAGTATCATTAAGCCGAGAGCGGATTAGAAAAATTCTAAAAAAAAAGATTGGCGATGGAAAAGGACTAAACATTCGCTAAAAGGAAAACAAAATCAAAAACATAAAAAGAAAAAATAAATTGACATACAAACAATTGAAAAATATGCACAGCAAGGATTAGCGAGGTTAAAATATTTAGATGAAGCAGGGTTCTCTCTCTGGAGTTCCGTTAGCTATACTTATGTAAAAAAAGGAAAGCAAAAAGAAATAAAGCAAACCAAACGTAGAGGTAGAAGATTAAATATTATAGGAATTTTTGAAAAAGATGTAAGTTTTGAATATGGATTAGTCTTAGGAAGTATTAAAAGTGATATTTATATAAAAATTATGGATTGGCAAGCCGAGAAACCGAAAGAGGATTTTGAGAAATCGGGAATAATTACAATAATTGTTCAGGATAATTATACGGTTCACAAAAGTAAAAAAGTTAAAGAAAAAGAAAAAGAGTGGCAAACAAAAGGATTAGAATTCTTTTTTCTTTCTTCTTATAGTCCAGAACTGAATAAAATTGAACCCGAATGGCATCAATTAAAAACTCATGAATTAGCGGCAAGAATGTTTGAGGATGAATACGAGTTAGCACAGGCAGTTATCCGAGGGATTGAAGCAAGAGCCGCTAAAACAATTATGTCTGTCAAAGATTTAAATTTAATTAAACTCAAACTTAGTCCAAAAGTAGAGTAAGAAAATTATGCAACGTTGTTCGTTTAATTATGCCCACCTACTTATTTACAGTTTTTTAATGATAAGGGAGAACAAGCTGAGGATGGTTGTTGGGTAGCTCGGTATCAAGTACGGCAAAAAGATAAGATTTATTGGTATTATAAGCTACAAGCTGATAAACCTATTTTTGAGCAAAAAAACGGTCAATCTATGAGTAAATACCAACATTTTGGGAAAGCTGGCACAATTGCCTATGTTGATGCTGTTATGGGAGTCCTGAGAAGAACCATCGTCATCGAGTTACAGTCTACCATTAGTTCTTTAAAAAGCTGTTTAGTTGACATTGTATATGATGGAGAACAAGAAAGTAGATAGCTTGCTTTTTAATTCGCGATTTATTATCGCGAATTATGTTTTACTTTTACAAAAATGGGATGCTCCCTTATCTTACGGTCACGTAAAGAATAACTTTCTGTGAAAACTTCTAATACCTTAATAGATGCACCTTTTTTAATCCGACTTATAAAGTGGATTTCTTGAGCAATTAATTGAAGCCAAAAAGAGAAATGATAAAAGCCTCTATCTAACAGTAATAAAGTTGAAGGTGTTACTAAACCTAATAAATTTTCTTCAAATTTTGTATCATTAGTTTTCGGATTATCTTTAAACCAAATTTCTACAGGAAGCCGGGTCATTAAATCAATAACTACCCCAATTTTCCCGGCTAATTGTCCCTTGGCAACATCTTCAAGACTTTTTAGTTTTTTAAATAAAGCTTCTAGAGTTGAACCATCTGCTATCCAAATTTTTTCAAATCTAGTTAAAGTGAATTGAACACTTTCTGGGAGTGGCCGTCTATTTCTACTGTGCCATTTTTCCTTTAATAATGGTAGTATTTCTTTAAAAACTTTTTCAAACAATTCAGCCGGAAAAGTTAAAAATCTTTTTGATAAGGCTTGCTGAGAAACTTGTAAACAGTCACACCATAAAAAACCTTCCCTAGCTAATATTCTTGTTAATTCCCTAACTCCTGCTACGTCTCTCCACAACATCGTTAGTACAGCCGCCACCATCAGAGGAAGTGTCAATATTCTGTCTCGTAAACCTAATTGACGACAATATTTTTTCTGTTTTTCCAATGCTGGAGTTAATAAAGCTGATATTTGTGCTGCAATCGCCTCATCTTCAATCATGGGGCGTTGTTGTCGTTTAGCATGGTCACGGTTCGTTTTTCGACTCATTGGAAGCTAATCATAGTCTCTTTTTTCTTATTTTAGAACAAAGTTCGTTTTTCCTTTCCCTTCCGCCCCCAATCACCTAAAAAGTTTCCTTGACATTTGTTTAATTCTCTTAAGTTGTCACAAATGACTTGAGCGGCTCAATTTTAATACAAAAGAACTAAATCCTAAGTTGTTCTGGAGTTTTGCACCGGGATCTAGTCTAAACTCCAGTAATGATAGCAAGCACAACAACTTTTTCACCCAAATCACGCCAAAAATTGATCGCTACACTTTACAAATTAGTTCCAGAGCAATTAGAGCAATTAATATTGATTTTAAATCCTCCTGCTGGCATTATTCCTCCTTTACCAGCTTCACAAGGAACTAGAGCATCAGCAGTTGTTAGTTGGGCAGAATCACCATCTGGGCGAGGACTTCTTCAGGTGCAGGAAGCTCTTGAAATTATTTTAGAGATAAATTTTGAAGATTTAGAATAAAGCATATTTAATTAAATTGATCCGTCTAATACAACTAAAATAACAATAGCGATCGCAACTCTTTGCCATTGAGCGTGTTGAATAAAATCTTACTAAAAATACAGAGATTAGTAAGTGCAGCACTTGGCGGGACGTTTAGTCGCTGTTCTTACAGATGTTAAATCCGTTGGCTGCGAGTGAAAGTTCTGGCTGCTGTAGCAGATTTGAACGAGATCTAAGAGGATTAATAGTAATATTTATATATTAACAGGCAAAATCTCCACAGAAAATTATAGTTTAACTCGTTTGTATTTTAAATTAGTGTTTCATCTTCTAGTGTTATATGACCTTTTGACAGGATTACTGCACCTAGCATTTTTTCAGTCATATCCTGATGTGAACACTTATATAAATGTATTAAATCATTTTTTGCTAGTTCCTTTAAATATACTTTAACTTTATATAAATCTATTCCAAGCTCGTCAGAAAGGTGGGTGTCCCATATTTCCCGCTTCTCTTCGCTAATTCTTTTTAACAATTTCTTTTTATCTTGTGTTTTTTGGAAATTTATAACGGAAATGTCTTTAATTGATGAATCAGATGACTGTTGATAGTTACTGTATGAATTTAAATTAATAATTTCATTTAAAAACTGCTGCACCTCTGCTAATCCACATCCCCCTGGTCCCGAAGCCCAATTAAGTAACGCTGATACCCTTTGCCCCTGCGATGCCGGCAAGGGCGGTATTAACCCTGCTGGTGGCGATAAAGTAAAAATGATCATTTCCAACTGCTCAGGCGCGATCGCATTTAGAGTTTTAATTAACTTCAAACGCTCTGATCGAGTCAGTGTCATTTACCCACTCCTGTATTTGAAGAGGTTCCTTGGGCTAGTTGCTGCTCTTTTTGTTTGAGAGCGAGTGCGATCGCATTTCTGACAAACTCCTGCCAGTCCTCATCGAGCGACTTTAACTGCATCATCATCTCATCACTGACCCGAAGCGTAAATCTAGAGTTAAGGGGAGTAGGATGACATAATTTGTACTGATATTGCTTTAAAGAAGGGTTTCCTCCGGGTCTTGGCATAATAACTGAACAGGGTTTTATACTCTATTCCTGTTAT
Coding sequences:
- a CDS encoding ISKra4 family transposase (programmed frameshift), whose amino-acid sequence is MTPSERKKLEACLREASEILYNNADPSSLNTLEDIEIAVREQVIENVSPQIAPFFIERKTKTRKGRRRKIKSCVGQLQITEKQCKRLGINPYTRHSPLLEKCCLLLSANESYQNAEQDMLLLMGLKVGHSTHQRKVQKLDNLLPDVKQGCSEVSVDGGTIRLRGLYGQASYWKEYKTARLQGIYYGAFFQDNQGLIDWINSQKLTNPLYCLGDGHDGIWNIIAEIGDETERIEILDWYHLMENLYKTEGKRYQKDQVKAYLWMGQASEAINYLLSQKIVGGNQFINYLKKHEKRLINYHYYSWQKIASIGSGAVESAVKQIGYRVKITGAQWKSENVNNILQLRCAYLNGQLAI
- a CDS encoding IS630 family transposase yields the protein MEKYAQQGLARLKYLDEAGFSLWSSVSYTYVKKGKQKEIKQTKRRGRRLNIIGIFEKDVSFEYGLVLGSIKSDIYIKIMDWQAEKPKEDFEKSGIITIIVQDNYTVHKSKKVKEKEKEWQTKGLEFFFLSSYSPELNKIEPEWHQLKTHELAARMFEDEYELAQAVIRGIEARAAKTIMSVKDLNLIKLKLSPKVE
- a CDS encoding helix-turn-helix domain-containing protein; the protein is MPAPLKIRLTPQEDEQLLALKSDTNVPKRTRDRAEAITLNFRGWNVNQISSYIKYSPNTIRKIFYRWITRGIEGLYDAPRTGRKPRWSEEDVNYIESSLEKEPRTYNSYQLVEKLKKERSVSLSRERIRKILKKKIGDGKGLNIR